In a single window of the Tellurirhabdus bombi genome:
- the dnaE gene encoding DNA polymerase III subunit alpha, whose product MQFSHLHCHTQYSLLDGQAEIKKLIKKAKSDNMPAVAITDHGNMFGVFEFVSEAAKQGIKPIVGCEFYVVEDHHKKQFTKEQKDVRYHQLLLAKNATGYKNLSKLCSLGYMEGLYGKYPRITKALIEKYKEGLIATTCCIGAIVPKTILKKGEEAGEQELKWWVDRFGEDYYVELQRHEIPDQIKVNQSLVKLARKHNLKIIASNDSHYVDRDDWVAHDILLCVNTGEKMSTPSAKEFNDDEGFPKGTRFAFFNDQFYFKNTQEMSTLFKDLPEAIDNTNDIVGKVETLKLKRDILLPNFPIPKEFQLHDDDVLNQWEYLKHLTYTGAKERYGEIESHVQERLDFELFTIKTMGFAGYFLIVSDFIKAGRDLGVMIGPGRGSAAGSAVAYCIGITNIDPIKYNLLFERFLNPDRKSMPDIDTDFDDEGRQKVIDYVVQKYGRNQVAQIVTYGTMAAKSAIKDVARVMELPLADSNALAKLVPDKPTYNMTLRKIFEDPIDTLGQMIQPEEVDNVRKMRLLESGDDRTVREMKFMADSAKISHVLKQARKLEGTVRNTGIHAAGIIIAPDDLSTILPVSTSKESELLITQYEGKIIEDAGVIKMDFLGLRNLTIIKECLRLIKQNHGGLLIDGVETEIDDIPLDDPKTYELFQRGETNAIFQFESDGMKKYMKDLKPDRFEDLIAMNALYRPGPIAYIPTFINRKHGREEVKYDLPEMEEYLGDTYGINVYQEQIMLLSQKLGGFTKGDADVLRKAMGKKDRATLDKMKGKFMEGCGKNGLSLKTCEKVWTDWEAFASYAFNKSHSTCYAFVAYQTAYLKSHYKSEYMAAVLTSCLGNIEKITFFLEESKAIGIPVLGPDVNESERFFGVNQKGEIRFGLGGIKGTGDAAVESIIEERKKGGQFKDLFDFMIRINLRTVNKKTLESLAYAGAFDNISEYHRAQFFDVPPGEQGTFIERLIKFANNYHAEKSAAQQSLFGAMNGGEPTIPRPKAPNVQTWSEIDKLKFEKDVVGFYITGHPLDEFRLELESFCTCTLEKVLDDANKGREISVGGIVTSSQIRQSRNGNPFIIFKMEDYNGSMEMSLFGEDYVRLGNYIEIGHFLHIKGKVQNRWNSDQYEFRPSAMQLLTEVRQKYSKELCVRLDLQIVNDEFVTKIADLVKAYPGSCNLLLSIRDREEPVEVSLMSRPFKVAPVNELLRALEAIDGVSCRLN is encoded by the coding sequence ATGCAATTCTCTCACCTCCACTGCCACACCCAATATTCGCTGCTCGATGGTCAGGCTGAAATTAAGAAGCTGATTAAGAAAGCGAAATCTGATAATATGCCCGCCGTTGCCATCACGGATCATGGCAATATGTTCGGCGTTTTTGAGTTTGTATCCGAAGCGGCCAAGCAGGGAATCAAACCCATTGTGGGCTGTGAGTTTTACGTCGTTGAGGACCATCATAAGAAACAATTCACCAAAGAACAAAAAGACGTTCGCTATCACCAGTTGCTGTTGGCGAAGAACGCGACAGGGTATAAAAACCTGTCGAAGCTTTGCTCGCTGGGCTACATGGAAGGCCTGTATGGCAAGTATCCCCGTATTACTAAAGCACTGATTGAGAAATATAAGGAAGGACTCATTGCGACAACCTGTTGCATTGGGGCCATTGTTCCGAAAACGATCCTTAAAAAAGGCGAAGAAGCGGGTGAGCAGGAACTGAAATGGTGGGTAGATCGCTTCGGGGAGGATTATTACGTGGAACTGCAACGCCACGAGATTCCCGACCAGATTAAGGTCAATCAGTCGCTGGTGAAGCTGGCGCGCAAGCACAACCTGAAAATCATTGCGTCCAACGATTCGCACTACGTAGACCGCGACGACTGGGTGGCGCACGACATTCTGCTTTGTGTGAACACGGGCGAGAAAATGAGTACGCCTTCCGCGAAGGAATTCAACGATGATGAAGGGTTTCCGAAAGGCACGCGGTTTGCGTTCTTCAACGACCAGTTTTACTTCAAGAATACGCAGGAAATGTCAACGCTGTTCAAGGATTTGCCGGAAGCGATTGACAACACCAATGATATTGTCGGCAAGGTTGAAACGCTTAAATTAAAGCGCGATATTCTGTTGCCTAACTTCCCGATTCCCAAAGAGTTTCAGCTTCACGATGACGATGTACTGAACCAATGGGAATACCTGAAACACCTAACCTACACAGGAGCCAAGGAACGGTACGGCGAGATTGAATCGCACGTACAGGAACGACTTGACTTTGAGCTGTTTACCATCAAAACGATGGGTTTTGCGGGGTACTTCCTGATCGTCTCAGACTTCATCAAGGCCGGGCGTGACCTGGGCGTTATGATTGGGCCGGGGCGGGGCTCGGCGGCAGGTTCGGCGGTGGCCTACTGCATCGGAATTACCAACATTGACCCCATTAAATACAACCTGCTGTTTGAGCGTTTTCTGAATCCCGACCGGAAGTCAATGCCCGATATTGATACGGATTTTGACGACGAAGGGCGGCAGAAAGTGATCGATTATGTCGTACAGAAATACGGTCGGAACCAGGTCGCGCAGATCGTGACGTACGGTACCATGGCCGCTAAATCAGCCATTAAGGACGTTGCCCGGGTAATGGAATTACCCCTGGCTGACTCCAACGCGCTGGCTAAACTGGTGCCCGACAAGCCGACCTACAACATGACGCTTCGGAAAATTTTCGAAGATCCAATCGATACGCTGGGGCAGATGATTCAGCCGGAAGAGGTCGATAACGTCAGGAAAATGCGGTTGCTGGAGAGCGGCGATGACCGGACGGTTCGAGAAATGAAATTCATGGCCGATTCGGCCAAGATTTCCCACGTCCTCAAGCAGGCCCGAAAACTAGAAGGAACGGTCCGTAATACGGGTATTCACGCCGCCGGGATCATCATTGCCCCGGACGATTTGTCTACTATTTTACCCGTCTCGACCTCCAAAGAATCGGAACTGCTGATTACGCAGTACGAAGGGAAAATCATTGAAGACGCGGGCGTAATCAAGATGGACTTTCTGGGGTTGCGCAACCTAACGATCATTAAGGAATGCCTTCGGCTAATTAAGCAAAACCACGGCGGGCTGTTGATTGATGGCGTGGAAACAGAGATTGACGACATTCCGCTAGACGATCCAAAAACGTACGAATTATTCCAACGGGGCGAAACAAACGCGATCTTCCAGTTTGAATCCGACGGGATGAAAAAGTACATGAAGGACCTCAAACCCGACCGTTTTGAGGACCTCATTGCCATGAACGCCCTGTACCGTCCCGGCCCGATTGCCTATATCCCGACGTTCATCAACCGAAAGCACGGGCGCGAGGAAGTGAAATACGATTTGCCCGAAATGGAAGAGTACCTGGGTGATACGTACGGGATTAACGTATACCAGGAACAAATCATGCTCTTGTCGCAGAAACTGGGCGGCTTTACCAAGGGCGATGCCGACGTGTTGCGGAAAGCCATGGGGAAAAAAGACCGGGCCACGCTGGACAAGATGAAGGGCAAGTTCATGGAAGGTTGCGGCAAAAACGGACTTAGCCTGAAAACCTGCGAAAAAGTCTGGACGGACTGGGAAGCGTTTGCTTCGTATGCCTTCAACAAATCGCACTCGACCTGCTACGCTTTTGTGGCCTACCAGACGGCCTACCTGAAGTCGCACTACAAGTCGGAGTACATGGCCGCCGTCTTGACGAGCTGCTTGGGAAACATCGAGAAGATTACGTTCTTTTTGGAAGAGAGCAAAGCCATTGGTATTCCGGTACTTGGCCCGGATGTAAATGAGTCGGAGCGCTTTTTCGGGGTTAATCAGAAAGGCGAAATTCGGTTTGGACTGGGTGGAATTAAAGGAACCGGCGACGCGGCGGTTGAATCGATTATTGAAGAGCGCAAAAAAGGCGGGCAGTTTAAGGATCTTTTCGATTTCATGATCCGAATTAACCTGCGGACTGTCAATAAGAAAACGCTCGAATCGCTGGCCTACGCGGGGGCGTTCGACAACATCAGCGAGTACCACCGGGCGCAGTTTTTCGATGTGCCACCGGGTGAGCAGGGAACCTTTATCGAACGACTAATCAAATTCGCCAATAACTACCACGCGGAAAAGTCCGCCGCTCAGCAGTCGTTGTTTGGGGCGATGAATGGCGGTGAGCCGACCATCCCGCGTCCGAAAGCGCCGAATGTGCAAACCTGGAGCGAAATCGATAAGCTGAAGTTTGAGAAAGACGTGGTTGGTTTTTACATCACGGGTCACCCGCTCGATGAATTCCGCCTCGAACTCGAAAGCTTCTGCACGTGCACGCTTGAGAAAGTGCTCGACGATGCCAACAAAGGCCGCGAAATTTCGGTGGGCGGGATTGTTACGAGTTCACAAATTCGGCAGTCGCGAAATGGAAATCCATTCATTATCTTCAAAATGGAAGATTACAACGGCTCGATGGAAATGAGTTTATTTGGCGAAGATTACGTTCGGCTGGGAAACTACATTGAAATTGGCCATTTCCTGCACATCAAAGGCAAAGTTCAGAACCGCTGGAATTCCGACCAATACGAATTTCGTCCGTCGGCCATGCAGCTTTTGACCGAAGTCCGGCAAAAATACAGCAAGGAATTATGCGTCAGACTAGACCTGCAAATCGTAAATGATGAGTTTGTGACCAAAATCGCAGATTTGGTAAAAGCCTATCCGGGAAGCTGCAACCTGTTGTTGTCCATTCGCGACCGGGAGGAGCCGGTCGAGGTGAGTTTGATGTCGCGTCCGTTTAAAGTGGCTCCCGTCAATGAGTTATTGCGGGCGCTGGAAGCAATTGATGGCGTCAGTTGCCGGTTGAATTAA
- a CDS encoding NRAMP family divalent metal transporter: protein MPKSITLRSGLSSVLFWSIISAAFIGPGSVTTCAIAGSKYGLDLLWSLTFATLGTIWLQEPAARITIASGLHLGEVITRMFATRSRLVLPILFGAVTLGCAAYQAGNILGAVAGLSLLTGWSTTWLTVAVGLACVALLWGGTTSQLANFLGIIVLAMGVAFVYVAVDAPVSPVDVSVALVKPLFPVGSLVLINGLIGTTIVPYNLFLGSGIGQGQSLTEMRLGIWLAVIIGGIISVALLLSGLLIVGDFSYEKMAAVLSGRVGPWGKGLFAFGLFAAGFASSLTAPLAASVTARSLLGWKTNSVAYRAVWLSVLATGMLFGLAEAEPIPVIVAVQAINGVLLPFVTVFLFLAVNNRSLLPEKYCNSVLQNLAMISIIGATTFLGLRNVMLVLLTTVSGQKGSIYWEVYVPMIVTLLIVGWLVARLVRVR from the coding sequence GTGCCTAAATCGATTACTCTACGTTCTGGCCTAAGTAGTGTCTTATTCTGGTCCATTATATCAGCGGCGTTTATTGGCCCTGGTTCCGTAACCACCTGCGCCATTGCGGGCTCCAAATACGGCCTGGATTTGCTCTGGTCCCTAACCTTTGCTACGCTCGGCACCATCTGGTTGCAGGAACCGGCCGCACGCATCACCATTGCTTCGGGCTTGCACCTGGGCGAGGTCATTACCCGCATGTTTGCCACTCGCAGCCGCCTGGTGTTACCGATTTTGTTTGGAGCGGTGACATTGGGTTGTGCGGCCTACCAGGCCGGTAACATTCTGGGAGCCGTAGCCGGACTTTCCTTACTCACTGGCTGGTCGACCACCTGGCTAACGGTAGCGGTGGGGCTGGCCTGCGTCGCCTTACTCTGGGGCGGAACGACTTCACAGCTAGCTAATTTCTTGGGAATTATTGTATTGGCGATGGGCGTAGCTTTCGTGTACGTGGCCGTGGATGCGCCCGTATCACCCGTGGACGTAAGCGTGGCACTGGTAAAACCGCTCTTTCCTGTCGGTTCGCTCGTACTAATTAATGGGTTAATTGGAACAACCATTGTCCCGTACAATCTTTTCCTGGGTTCGGGAATTGGGCAAGGCCAGTCGTTGACGGAAATGCGGCTGGGCATTTGGCTGGCCGTCATCATTGGGGGAATTATCTCCGTGGCGTTATTACTCTCGGGCCTATTGATTGTCGGGGATTTCAGTTACGAAAAAATGGCTGCCGTGCTGAGTGGTCGCGTGGGCCCTTGGGGAAAAGGGCTTTTTGCGTTTGGTCTTTTTGCCGCCGGATTTGCCTCGTCCCTAACGGCACCACTGGCGGCCTCGGTAACGGCCCGCAGTTTGCTGGGCTGGAAAACTAACTCGGTGGCTTACCGCGCCGTGTGGTTGTCTGTTCTGGCCACCGGCATGTTGTTTGGATTAGCTGAGGCTGAGCCAATTCCGGTTATTGTTGCGGTGCAGGCCATCAACGGAGTCTTGCTTCCGTTCGTCACGGTATTTTTGTTTTTGGCGGTAAATAATCGCAGCTTGCTTCCCGAAAAGTATTGCAATAGCGTTTTGCAGAATCTAGCCATGATCTCGATCATTGGAGCTACCACTTTTCTAGGTTTGCGCAATGTAATGCTGGTGCTGCTTACAACGGTTTCGGGCCAAAAAGGATCAATCTATTGGGAGGTTTACGTGCCGATGATTGTTACTTTACTTATTGTAGGCTGGCTGGTAGCGCGCCTTGTTCGGGTACGCTAA
- a CDS encoding hydantoinase B/oxoprolinase family protein codes for MWQIWIDTGGTFTDGMAKDPAGHLYRTKVLSSSFLRGRLTDDFRVIAPWLTAPIFDGYGLRIVETGETATVVSLSKEGTLMLDRTLESPLPVTIELSTGEEAPVLATRLLTQTPLHQAFPPLELRLGTTRGTNALLERKGARVALLVTKGFKDLLTIGTQQRPNLFQLAIPAAEVLYDEVLEVEERIGAKGEVLTVLTPETMDKLKQRLLESEPHAVAISLMNAYKNPTHEKALSQTLREAGLVVSTGSELSPLPHYLPRTQTTVIDAYLTPVLRAYLSNLIDQLGTDATVRVMTSAGGLVKADLFRPKDSLLSGPAGGVIGSAAVAEGVGKSVADGAEPALPGRILTLDMGGTSTDSARYDGQVDYRFTTKIGPFELQLPSLSIETVAAGGGSVCWFDGVQLRVGPQSAGASPGPACYGANGPLTITDVNLLLGKLHAAQFNIPVFPEKAQVALEKIVNQIEAATQTSPDIAQLLRGFERIADEAMAGAIRKISVARGFDPKDYSLLVFGGAGGLHGCSVAQLLGISSLIFPFDGGLLSAYGIGHARLERMATRTVLQPLTAFEPLAQETLQELIDQATDELRQEAGAEPQTEATALLLYLRLQGQESSVEVPFSQQLEADFWVRYQQLYGHYPADRAIEVESVRVVVSTTASEAKPENNRSTARQVEPHFQEGNYPVYDWTRLQEGDTFAGPALLLNNTSSVFLEPHWSLTIGRDRNALAHYESSGQTVKETAPTIDSEVVQTELFTRRFAAIAEEMGAQLQRTAFSVNVKERLDFSCALLDADAELLVNAPHIPVHLGSLGVCARLVLEKLPLRPGDVIITNHPKYGGSHLPDVTLLSGVFTDQDELIGYVINRAHHAEIGGKVPGSMPPDARRLVEEGVVLEPQYVVKEGVFLWENLEKRFTEAPYPSRALAENRADIEAALASLRAGEMALQNLVKQHGLGNVRHFMQRIKQTAMQALQSVLKPLEGQQFSAEEALDDGHLIRVQIRIEAQRIRVDFSGTSPTHPHNLNANQAILNSALLYVLRLWCGLSLDERNAEIPLNEGLLTPVDLILPPSSFLNPLFSDDPMECPAVVGGNTEVSQRLVDTLLKALGLAACSQGTMNNFLFGNSRFGYYETIGGGTGAVEGAVGRSAVHQHMTNTKMTDPEEFERRYPVRLHRFAIRENSGGNGQWRGGDGIVREVEFLEPVQVTLLSQHRSIAPYGLNGGGAGLIGQQTLIHVDGQEERLAGIFTRPLQAGERIKIETPGGGGFGQ; via the coding sequence ATGTGGCAAATCTGGATTGACACGGGCGGTACGTTTACCGACGGCATGGCGAAGGACCCTGCCGGACACCTTTACCGAACCAAAGTTTTAAGCAGTAGTTTTTTGCGGGGCCGTCTGACGGACGATTTTCGGGTAATAGCTCCCTGGCTAACGGCTCCCATTTTCGACGGGTATGGGCTTCGCATTGTCGAGACGGGCGAAACAGCAACGGTGGTGTCACTATCGAAAGAAGGGACTTTAATGTTAGACCGTACCTTAGAATCCCCTTTGCCGGTCACGATTGAACTCTCAACCGGCGAAGAGGCTCCCGTGCTGGCCACCCGATTGCTAACGCAGACGCCTCTGCACCAAGCTTTTCCGCCTCTGGAATTGCGGCTGGGAACAACGCGGGGAACAAACGCCCTGCTGGAACGCAAAGGCGCCCGTGTGGCGCTGCTGGTGACGAAAGGATTCAAGGATCTACTGACCATTGGCACGCAACAACGCCCCAATCTGTTTCAACTGGCTATTCCGGCGGCAGAGGTGCTGTATGATGAAGTGCTGGAAGTGGAGGAGCGAATCGGAGCGAAAGGCGAGGTGCTGACCGTCCTGACGCCCGAAACGATGGACAAGCTAAAGCAGCGTTTGCTGGAATCCGAGCCCCATGCGGTGGCGATTTCGCTAATGAATGCGTACAAAAATCCGACCCACGAAAAGGCATTGAGCCAAACCTTGCGGGAAGCGGGTTTGGTGGTATCGACCGGTTCGGAACTCTCGCCGTTGCCGCATTACCTGCCCCGCACGCAAACCACGGTGATTGATGCCTACCTAACGCCAGTGCTGAGGGCTTACCTCAGCAATCTGATTGATCAATTAGGGACTGACGCGACAGTGCGGGTCATGACTAGTGCCGGTGGTCTAGTGAAAGCCGATTTATTTCGCCCGAAAGATAGCCTGCTGAGTGGACCGGCGGGGGGCGTTATTGGCTCCGCGGCGGTAGCCGAGGGGGTTGGTAAAAGCGTTGCGGATGGCGCTGAACCTGCGCTTCCCGGGCGCATTCTGACGCTGGACATGGGCGGCACCAGTACCGATTCGGCCCGGTACGATGGGCAGGTCGATTACCGATTTACAACTAAAATAGGTCCGTTCGAATTGCAGTTACCTTCGTTGTCCATCGAGACGGTGGCGGCGGGTGGCGGCTCGGTTTGCTGGTTCGATGGGGTGCAGTTGCGCGTTGGTCCGCAGAGTGCTGGGGCTTCGCCTGGTCCCGCCTGCTACGGGGCCAATGGCCCATTAACCATCACGGATGTGAATTTACTCCTAGGCAAATTGCACGCCGCGCAGTTTAACATCCCCGTATTTCCCGAAAAAGCGCAAGTGGCTTTGGAAAAGATTGTAAATCAGATCGAAGCGGCTACGCAGACCTCGCCAGATATAGCACAGTTACTCCGTGGTTTCGAGCGAATTGCCGACGAAGCGATGGCGGGAGCCATTCGTAAAATTTCGGTAGCTAGGGGTTTTGATCCGAAAGATTATTCCCTGCTGGTTTTTGGCGGTGCCGGTGGGCTGCACGGTTGCTCCGTTGCGCAATTATTGGGAATATCGAGCTTGATTTTTCCGTTTGATGGGGGCTTGTTGAGCGCCTATGGCATTGGGCACGCCCGGCTGGAACGGATGGCAACCCGCACGGTTTTGCAGCCCCTAACGGCTTTTGAACCGTTGGCTCAGGAGACGTTACAGGAACTTATCGATCAGGCAACGGACGAATTGAGGCAGGAAGCAGGGGCGGAACCCCAAACCGAGGCAACTGCTTTGCTCCTTTATCTGCGTTTGCAGGGGCAGGAATCGAGTGTGGAGGTGCCTTTTAGTCAACAACTGGAAGCTGATTTTTGGGTTCGTTACCAACAATTATACGGCCATTACCCCGCCGATCGTGCCATTGAGGTGGAAAGCGTACGGGTAGTAGTCAGTACAACTGCTTCGGAAGCTAAGCCGGAAAATAACCGATCCACTGCGCGACAAGTTGAGCCCCATTTTCAGGAAGGAAACTATCCGGTGTATGACTGGACGCGATTGCAGGAAGGCGATACGTTCGCTGGCCCAGCCTTGCTGTTGAATAATACGTCTTCGGTATTCCTGGAACCTCATTGGAGCCTGACAATCGGTCGCGACCGAAATGCGCTGGCTCATTATGAATCGTCTGGCCAAACTGTCAAAGAAACGGCACCGACCATAGATTCAGAAGTTGTCCAGACAGAACTGTTCACCCGCCGTTTTGCGGCGATTGCCGAAGAGATGGGCGCGCAATTGCAGCGAACGGCCTTTTCAGTGAACGTGAAAGAGCGCCTTGATTTCTCGTGCGCTTTGCTGGATGCAGATGCCGAATTGCTGGTCAATGCGCCGCACATCCCGGTGCACCTGGGAAGTTTAGGCGTCTGTGCGAGGCTGGTGTTGGAAAAATTACCGCTCCGTCCCGGCGATGTCATTATTACCAATCATCCCAAATACGGCGGTTCGCACCTGCCCGATGTGACGTTGTTGAGCGGTGTTTTTACCGATCAGGACGAACTGATTGGCTACGTTATCAACCGGGCGCACCATGCTGAAATTGGTGGAAAGGTACCGGGCTCCATGCCGCCCGATGCGCGTCGGCTGGTGGAAGAAGGTGTCGTCTTGGAGCCGCAGTATGTGGTTAAGGAAGGTGTCTTTTTGTGGGAGAATCTAGAAAAGCGCTTTACGGAAGCGCCGTATCCAAGTCGGGCGCTGGCGGAAAATCGGGCTGATATAGAAGCCGCTCTGGCATCGCTTCGGGCAGGCGAAATGGCCTTGCAGAATTTGGTGAAACAACACGGTTTGGGGAATGTCCGGCATTTTATGCAACGCATCAAGCAGACGGCTATGCAGGCGTTGCAAAGCGTGCTAAAGCCGCTGGAAGGCCAACAGTTCTCGGCAGAAGAAGCCCTGGACGATGGACATTTGATTCGCGTTCAGATCAGGATTGAAGCGCAGCGCATTCGGGTGGACTTCAGTGGCACGTCGCCCACGCATCCCCACAACCTGAACGCCAATCAAGCCATATTAAACAGTGCCCTGCTTTATGTGCTGCGACTGTGGTGCGGATTAAGTTTAGATGAGCGCAATGCCGAAATCCCTCTGAATGAAGGATTACTGACACCAGTTGACTTGATTTTGCCGCCTTCGTCGTTCCTGAATCCTCTTTTTTCGGATGATCCGATGGAATGCCCGGCGGTGGTGGGCGGCAATACGGAGGTAAGCCAGCGGCTGGTCGATACGCTGCTCAAGGCGTTGGGACTGGCGGCCTGTAGCCAGGGAACAATGAATAATTTCCTGTTTGGAAACAGCCGATTCGGGTATTACGAAACCATTGGCGGCGGAACCGGCGCGGTAGAGGGGGCCGTCGGGCGGTCGGCGGTGCACCAGCACATGACCAATACCAAAATGACCGATCCCGAAGAGTTTGAGCGGCGGTATCCGGTTCGTTTGCACCGATTTGCCATCCGCGAAAATTCTGGCGGCAACGGCCAGTGGCGTGGGGGCGATGGTATTGTGCGGGAGGTTGAATTTCTGGAACCCGTGCAGGTTACGTTGCTGAGTCAGCATCGGTCTATCGCGCCGTATGGCCTGAATGGGGGCGGGGCGGGCCTGATCGGTCAGCAAACGCTAATTCACGTCGATGGGCAGGAAGAACGCTTAGCCGGTATTTTTACCCGACCGTTACAAGCGGGAGAGCGGATAAAAATCGAAACACCCGGTGGTGGTGGTTTCGGGCAATAA
- a CDS encoding M28 family metallopeptidase: protein MKLIITSHIVTFLYAMRKLIPYVGLALSGFFFLNAHTPQTNRFAAPDSLVINGKALTRHVQTLASDAFEGRRPFTAGEEKTIQYLKTEFSKLGLQPGNGKSYFQDVPMVNIASKPAGPMVLKGKNGSLSLTSLDDFVATTPHVQSQVKVDNSEVIFVGYGIVAPEYGWNDYAGLDVKGKTVVVMVNDPGLVDSTLFKGTNMTYYGRWTYKYEEAARQGAAGVLIVHESRAASYGWAVVRGSFAKSKLYLQTADNNQSRAKVEGWLTQDSAKKLFQLAGVSPELFREAGKKGFKPVKLGITASLTINTETKKSVSHNVMALLPGTDRKNEYVIYTAHWDHLGKGEPVKGDSIFNGAVDNATGTASLLELAEAFTKGKKPSRSLVFLAVTAEEQGLLGSEYYATHPVFPLTKTVATINIDALHPLGRTKDVVIVGKGQSELDEYIEAVAKKQGRYTRAELNPSGGSYYRSDHFNFAKVGVPSLYISTGIDSREHGEKWGKSQLEAYNLNHYHAPSDEYSASWDLSGVIEDLNLLFAVGNRLSNETSYPNWKTGSEFKAIREKSLGRK, encoded by the coding sequence TTGAAACTAATTATCACTTCACACATCGTCACTTTCCTGTACGCCATGCGTAAACTAATTCCTTATGTAGGTCTCGCCCTGAGTGGATTCTTTTTTCTGAATGCTCATACCCCCCAAACCAACCGATTTGCGGCACCCGATAGTCTGGTCATAAACGGCAAGGCACTCACCCGGCACGTTCAGACGTTGGCTTCGGATGCGTTTGAAGGCCGCCGTCCCTTCACGGCTGGCGAGGAAAAAACCATTCAGTACTTAAAAACGGAATTTAGTAAGCTAGGCTTGCAGCCGGGCAACGGGAAAAGCTATTTTCAGGATGTTCCGATGGTCAATATCGCTTCGAAACCAGCCGGACCGATGGTGCTGAAAGGGAAGAACGGCAGCCTCTCGCTCACCTCCCTGGACGATTTTGTGGCGACAACGCCGCACGTACAGAGCCAGGTGAAAGTCGACAATTCGGAGGTGATTTTTGTCGGCTATGGCATTGTCGCCCCCGAATACGGCTGGAATGATTACGCGGGTCTGGACGTAAAAGGTAAAACCGTAGTGGTGATGGTCAACGATCCGGGCTTGGTCGATAGCACCCTGTTCAAGGGCACCAACATGACTTACTACGGACGGTGGACGTATAAGTACGAAGAGGCCGCCCGGCAGGGGGCCGCTGGCGTTTTGATCGTCCACGAATCGCGGGCGGCGAGCTACGGCTGGGCCGTGGTGCGGGGAAGCTTCGCCAAATCCAAACTCTACCTACAGACTGCCGATAACAACCAGTCACGCGCCAAAGTAGAAGGGTGGCTAACGCAGGATTCCGCCAAAAAACTGTTTCAATTGGCGGGCGTTTCACCCGAGCTGTTTCGCGAGGCGGGTAAAAAAGGGTTTAAACCCGTAAAACTGGGAATAACGGCTTCACTGACTATCAATACAGAAACTAAAAAATCGGTATCTCATAACGTAATGGCATTACTCCCCGGCACCGACCGTAAAAATGAGTACGTCATCTACACGGCTCACTGGGACCATCTGGGCAAGGGCGAACCCGTAAAAGGCGACTCTATTTTCAACGGAGCCGTAGACAACGCCACCGGAACGGCCTCGCTGCTGGAACTGGCCGAGGCGTTTACGAAAGGAAAGAAACCGTCCCGCTCGCTGGTGTTTCTAGCCGTGACGGCGGAAGAGCAAGGCTTGCTGGGATCGGAATATTACGCGACCCATCCCGTTTTTCCGCTGACCAAAACCGTGGCAACCATCAACATCGACGCCCTCCATCCGCTGGGCCGGACAAAAGACGTGGTGATTGTGGGTAAGGGCCAGTCGGAACTGGACGAATACATTGAAGCCGTGGCCAAAAAACAGGGGCGTTACACCCGGGCCGAACTGAACCCATCGGGTGGGTCTTATTACCGTTCCGATCATTTCAATTTTGCCAAAGTCGGCGTGCCTTCGCTGTATATTTCAACGGGGATCGACTCGCGTGAGCACGGCGAAAAATGGGGGAAATCGCAGTTGGAAGCCTATAATCTGAATCACTACCACGCGCCATCGGACGAATATTCTGCCTCCTGGGATTTGTCGGGCGTTATCGAAGACCTGAACCTTTTGTTTGCCGTGGGCAATCGGCTGAGCAACGAAACCAGCTACCCCAACTGGAAAACCGGTTCTGAATTTAAGGCCATTCGGGAAAAGAGTTTAGGGCGTAAATAA